The Hermetia illucens chromosome 2, iHerIll2.2.curated.20191125, whole genome shotgun sequence genomic interval CAAATCAATTAGATTTTTTCCGGAGAGTTTTagaagtactttgatgaataaTGTAGATAATTCAGGAAGCGTAATTACGTATAACATCAACAAGATTAGCCTTTTAATATAAACCGGGAACTACCAATCTTTTTCTTAgatatttgtatatctaagaagcaaATTCTTTGGGCAATACTAAAAACTAAAGCAGATAAACTTTTGGACATTTTGTGGAGTTGATTCACATAACCTCGCAGTTTTTATACATTTTGTTGTAGATTGTTGTAATGCCTTGGGGAATGACTGAATTTGCTGCTTCAGCAACaataatttgtttaaattaataATCGAGTCGTTATCTCACAATCTTACGACTAATAATTCTGTAGATGCTGGCTGTTGGAAATAAGTATAACTGCTCCTATCTACCCCTAATTGCAAATTGCCCTTATAATATTTCGTAAAAATCTTTGCTTTTACCTTGACTTTTCTCTAGGAAGCTTAAGTTTAGTTTATAGCAATATCTACTAAAAGATGACAAATTAATTTTCTCAGCCTAAGTTTAGTTCCAGGACTAATATTTTACAAAGTTGTTAATTGGTATTATTGCTTAAAATTAGTGCTAATTAAAGGCGATTATAAGTGGAAGAAAACAATTGTTGAAATGCGTATCTACTGTAAGTTCAAGTTCACTTTGTGTCTCATATTACGCAACATTTTGGGGGGATAAAGGACAAAGGGGAACTGAAATGTAACTACTGCCAGGAACCTGAAATATTTGACGAAACTATAAGTGTTTgtataaaaatttataataattcgTTGTTCATTTAAGTATCGTTAGGACCATCCgcctattcaattagcaaattttatcaaaattattaCATTTCATAAGATATGCATTTGACTAGTTCTTATCCAAAATAGATGGGTTTATATGTTAAATTAAGCTTTAAAACGAGTTACTCGCTTGGGCTTTGCATCCaagtcttttgtttttcgtTCGATAACAAAATGTAGAAAAGTGTTGCGAATATTCAACGTTACAAATTTAGTAAACTTTAGTGAATTGAAAATCTAAGCACTAACCTTTTAACTACCTTAATAACTATTTCATTAACAGGTATTCACAATACTAAGTCTGGTAACTTCAACATTTTCGCGATCAGTTCGTGGTCACGCATATCGACAATTACCTACTGCGCCTGTCACCTATGCACAGTTTCCATCTTACAATATACAAGAACCCAATGGTAGGCAAGATTAATATCAAtccaaaagtaacaagaaaatatctaattcaataCTTGGAACTAATAACAGGCCCCGGTACATATGCATTTGGATTTGAATTCGAAGATCCAGCGAGTGGTAACATTCAGTTCAGAGATGAAGAACGTTTGGCAAATGGAACGGTACGTGGTTCATATGGTTACGTGAGGCCTGATGGAATGTTAACACTGACAAGATACTGGGACGATGGAACGGGTTACAGGTGAGTATCTTTGAATGCTTTAAGAATTTAGAGAACACAACATGGGTGATAATAGActctttttataaatttacgcAAATAGAAATACCAACTGATTAGAAGAGCTTTTGTGCTGGGCTGTTCCTGAATTGGAACGCTGGAGAGTATTCCTGTATTTATTGTATTCTAAAGAACTAAATTTTGAGCATTCACTTCCACTCACCATGCATATTGTTAGCGATGCTTTGAGATGAAGGCTTCAGGATCTGATctcagggtctacctcgtcttcctttcctaccatagatacttcccttatagacttttcggcctggatcatcctcacccatatgggTTGGATGACCCGCCAACCGGAATCTATTAAGCTGAATTTTATCTACAAggagacggtcgtggtatcgttgaaaaatttcatcgttatgtagactacagagttgtccatcctcatgtagggcgccaaaaattctttcgaggattcttctctcgaacgcggccaatcattgtcttgtacagtaagagctttgacccatgGTGAGAAGTTACGCGCGAACATTTTTTTGCAAACTGAGATAGGTTCTGTGtgttgtcaacaaccgtgcgcggttttATCGTCGTAACTcttctcggttgtgatttttgaccctagataggaaaaattaacaatggtctcaaagttgtagtctcttctcCTTATTATTCTTGTTCTATCACTGCGATttcaaattgtcgcttctttgttctggtgctgacgttaccaccatgtaccTCGTCTTGCTTTAATTAacgtgtagcccaagatctcatccCGAataccgcctgcttgatctgaatgaatgcagactgtacatctcggattgtgCTTTCCATAATGTCTATATCGTCGAGTTGAcgtaaagaggatggtgtctctcgcatttacctcagcagcatgggtcactttctccagggccaggttaaagagtatGCATGGTAGTGCCTCTTCTTGTCCTCCTTGTTATCTCGAGAGTGGTCCTGtcggttttatctggcctcacacattggtcagccttctcagtcttatcaattcgttgggataccgaattgtcccGTggtcgtgtatagttttaccctggctatgttatcataggcggccttgaagttaatgaaaaaatggttcaactgatgtccatattccaacaattcttCAATCGTTTGCTGTaaaaggaaaatctgatctgcttctGATTTTTCTGCAGTGAAGcgtctttgatatgggccaatgatgttccgggcgtatgggactatcggACCTAGCAAGTtagcagagaatattttatagatggtactcgtcagcgtgatacctttataattgctgcactgcgtgaaatCTCCTTCTTCATGTATGGGCTAAAGACTGCCTGGTTACCAATCCCCGGGAACTATTACTTTACAGACAAAAACATTATATCTAATGTACAAGTATTGTATCAGTTCACATAGTCCCAATGTCTCTGTTTGACTGTTATTTATTGgcgttttattttcaatgagactagtCTCTTGAAATGCCTCTCCAAAGGCTCTCCAATTTACCATAAATATCCTTGATGGATAGATAGAAAGTTCATAGCTACAAAGTTCAACGACATTTTTGCCTCTTCTATTGAGAAATTTTCCGCATACATATAGAGGACAATAGAGCCATTTGCAGTTCAGAGATTCGGGAAGtttcaaaatatgaaattttcacCGTTTACTATAAAAATACCGAAACTTCTAAAGACTTTCGTTTCAATagaattttttcttctcttatTTATGGGCTAAGGATTGATCTTTCTTCTTGCTAATAATCCGATAAGGGCGGACTTACCGGTTATGACCTTTGGCTACAGTAAATTAGAACGACTTGGTTTTTATGGGGCGCATATATTCCTTGAGGTTGGCCGGTAGTACCCTACAGAGCAAGTAAGCCTATTTCTCTCTTGCCGCAATGAGCTATGGTACTTCGAGAACCGTGACGGAAGTATGTCTGAATCaggtttttattaataattaaggCAGCTGCCAGCCGCGCCAagtgaaattttggaaaatgcaGGATAGTGATCGCTTTGCCTGATGGAAATTCGTTAATGTTCTGTGTTGTGATTTCGGGAATGCATTCCACtttacgaaagaacttgcacgaTGACGATCACATGAAGGGGTCGAAGGAGCACTTCACTACAGTTCTCAATCGTACCAAATCCGGTGAAGTCTTACTTCTGTATACGAATCGGTCAGTCACTATAACATGTCCTCTAAAGAGAAGCCAAATCATCTCTATCATTTATTTGCGTTTAAGCAGAGTGGAATTCCTGTCCTTGATGGTTTCCCCGCGAAATTTTTCGACCCAGCTCCTTCTCCTCCCCCCCCGAAAGTGCAAGAAGGAAATTATATACGGCCACCTGTTTTGAATGAGAAAATTTCATATTGCGGATTATTGTGGAATACGCTTCACTTCCGAGTTCGAGAATGAGAGCCGTCAACTCTTGTTAACATGGCGAGCGGAGTCTCCTACCTTGTCATGGATGCATGTTTTTCCATTATTGGTGACGTTCCTAATCCGTTAAAAGGGCCAAGTTACATTTCGTCATCAACACTATATCTCTTCACTAGCAGTCGGGTCCTTTTGATTGAGTAATGTCAGcggctttcctcaaacacctcaattatgctgatgacatttgtttcatCTCTCTCaaaatagtcatcatcatcaacggcgctacaaccggtatccggtctaggcctgccttaataagaaactccatacatcccggttttgcgccgatgtccaccaattcgatatccctgaaagctatctggcgtcctgacctatgccatcttatgcagagtctgcctcgtctcctttttctaccatagatattgccgttatagattttccgggctggatcatcccgcccaccgtaacctattgagccggattttatccacaaccggacggtcatggtatcgctcatatatttcgtcgtttatagactacggaatcgtccatcttcatataggggaccaaaaattcgtcTGAGgactcttttctcgaacgcaccCAAGGGTTCGCTAAggacccaagcctccgaggaatacatgaggactggcaagatcattgtcttgaacagtaagagctttgacccgtgagacgtttcgaccagaacagtttttgttagctgaaataggctctattagcTGACAactaccgtgcgcggatttcatcatcgtagctgttatcggttgtgatttttgactttagatagcagaaattatcaacggtctcaaagttgtattctcctatccttattcgtcctgtttgaccagtgcggattgttgttgttggttggttggttttcggtgctgacgtggccaccatacactttgtcttgccttcattgatgtgcagcccaagatctcgcgccgcctgctcgatctggatgaaggcaatttgcacgtctcgggtggatcttcccatgatgtcgatatcgtcagcataggccatgagttgggtggacttaaagaggatcgaatctcttgcatttacctcggcatcacggatcactttttcaagggccaggttaaagaggacgcatgatagggcatcacaAAATAGTGGGTAGCTCTATACTTGAAGAAAGAAGCCGCACTAATAGCGCTCCATTTGCTTTCGCTAggttattcaaaattttgaaattttgatatcttaataacaacatcaagttgagaccgtTCGGTTTATTGCACCTTGTAAGTATATTCCCTGTGCTTGCCCATTTCAACTATATGACGTATCATTTGACAGCGTGCCTGGTATTTTTACTGTCACGTTCcctcctttcttttttcttctgtgGGAATTTCAACCTCCCTATCTTCAACTAGCCCAATTACCCTAGCTTTCCAGCCCATTCCAGCAACTCATTACACTCATTACTCTCTTCTTATATCAATATTTTTCCTGTCTAGCAATGCAGCACAACCAAAAACTCATTGGATTGCACTTTCAATCTTCTCCTTTCCAGCCTGCCCCCGCGCTGCTTCTTCACTTTTACTTGCGCATCTCCCCTATGTCGAAATTGATGGAGTTTGTCAGTCTAACTATATCCCTGCTCGAACACAGCTAAGTTCAATTCCGGCGAAGCCAACTGCGACGTCCTCTTTAGTGAAATCAATGATTAAAAACACGCATAAGCGATATCTGGTCAGTGTCGGGGCTGCCTTCGCACGCGATAATCTGAAACTGTTCTGGTCCCATAGTCTCAGCTTTTCGTTGTTTTCAGTGCCAGCTAACCAAAATAATCCTATCACTCCCACTGTTCTCAATTCTCTCCCGTGTTTATATTTTCGATCCCTGTGCCCTCTGTTGTTCTGAAAATCTCATTCCTCTTATTCCAGAATTTTTGAGATGTAAGTCAATGATTGATTAGCTGTTGTGTTGGTGTTCTGTGAACAAGGCTAAAataaatgtcagcaaatgccacttaaACCCGCTCCACCACCCTTTTCATACTCTCTTGGTGCCGTTTCTCACCTCCTTCCAAGGCCTAGGTGAAACCTTCGAGACACAACAAAGTTTCAACTCACACTTTGTTGATATTATTATGTTCCTCCTTGAAACACCCTATGAGCCTCGTTGACCCTTACCTCAAGCAGGCCTCAAGTCGAACAGCTCTGAGGCCGTTGCCTATTAAATTTATGGGTGATCCTTCTACCATCCGACCTTTAGATCGTTGTCGGTTTTGAGGCCAATTTGAGTCATAGAGGTACATCAGCGCGGCTGACATGACCATAGCGTTAAAAGCGCTTCTTTTGAAACTTTTCGATAACGGACGCGACACCACAATGACTGCGCGATCTGTTACTTCATTTGAACAATATTCGAATTccactaaagaaaaagaagataaatgATTGAAAAGTCGAGGAAAACCTACGAATGAACTTCCGAACTCAAAGTAAAGCTAAAGCTCTTTAGTCAGCTCGGGCTTACCCTTATTATTGATTGATATCTATCCACCAATTACAAcataaattaaaggaaatttcAACTCATCTGTTTATAATCTTTTACAGATCGGAAACAGAAACATTTAATCGTGTGGAAGGTCCTGGTTTCATCCATCCCGTAACGCCTATGGAACCAACGCACAACCCAACACAGCGACCCATCGATCACACTTCTCACGAGCAACCATCATTGAGTCCTGAGCAAGTGGAGCAAATACTCCACAACCACCATCAAATCGACCTGGCACCATCATATAACCCCCTCGAGGATCGAAACATTGTCGATCCAGATCTAGCTACTGTCCTTGATGGCAAGCAGCCTCTTCTGGTTCAATCTAAAgatggaaaagaaaaattcgcGGTACAATTTGTTAACAACTTCATTCCCACCAACTTCCCAGTGGTTTCATTTCACACACCATTCTCAACGGTAAATGAAGTCCCTTTCACACCACAAAGTGATCCTGTAGAAGTGGACCAGATTGTGAATGATAAGTTCCAtgatccgattttcgatgaAAGATTGCAACCAGCAAAACGGAGGCAGAATGTGAGGAATCCAGCAAACTGGAAACAGCAGAAAAATCAAGGAAGTCAACCAATGATGACATCGAGGGAGGCACTTTGGTTTAGAAAGATGATCCAGAATCGACGAAGGGATTACTTGCAAAAGTACAATATGGATTACGATTTGGTGACGATACCTGCAGATTATGTAGTAAAACCTAGAGCTTAAAGATTTAGATAAATTTGAAGGAAGTCGACAAAGCCATCGTTTGTGCTGCCTAATTTTCGAAAGTATTAATATGAAGTGATTTTATAAGTGAAAATAAAGTATTAAATCTAATTAAACTACACATTTTAGTTTGAATTCATTGTTATATTTAGAGCCGAGAAAGCTTTCTGATGGGCTGTAAAGGACTTTTTGGATTGACAGTTGGTCTTGATTAGGACAATCCCCATATTTTCAGGTAGGGAATCATGATCAGAACCCCTTAAAGTCTAGCGGAGTGAACATTTCAAAATCTTGTAAGCGTGAActaagaaaaattacaaaaaagatAATAAGATAAAATGTGTCTTATCCAGATGAAAGTGGTAAGTAAGTGTTCTAAGGAGGGCGTTGCGCCAGTAAGTACTTTTGTAATGCATAAAGTTTTCATGAAGGCGATCAGAGGTTTTTACGAATTTGAGGATGAGGACATCTCCAGAAGGCAGCGAGTGTGCAGATTACTGTTTGAAAAGAATCCTTCCTCCTAACGATCTGTTGGGTTGTGCAAAATAAATGTTCGCATTGACTTTAATCATAGGGGCAAAGGTGCAGGCTAGAAAGCTTGGGTTAGGCATACTAATGCGTTGGCTAtacccatcatcatcaacggcgcaaaaactggtatcccgtctaggcttgccttagtaaggaactccacccACCGCGGTTTTTCGTCGAGGTGCATCAGTTTGGTATCCTTGAAAActatttggcgtcctgacctacgctatcgctccatttcaAGCAAGGACTACCTCGTCTTTTTCAGTGGCTATATTACCGAAAATAATTCTCTCCCGTGAGGAACAAGAAATCCCCTGGGATCTTGTCGTCATGCAAATCTCCAAATGATGGATTGCCGGGCTAGACTTTCGACCAGATCTTATACCGATAGATTGCGTGACGTGGAAAGGTTTAGGTCTACtgtccctaaattgccaggctggaagAGAGCAGAACTGCGCTGAAAATGGCAAACAGGGAATATGCATGGAGAGAGTCTACTTTCCCAAAGCTTCCTTAATAGAGACGGAGATTTTCTGGGCCTCGTGATTGCTCATCACCGAGATTTTCACATGCGGTTGCCAGATAGAACCGAGCTTTGCGCAACTGTCGAAGAGTTATTTAGGCTTATGGGTGTATCACAGCAGGAATGAAAATACGCCCAAGGGCATCTCTGGAGCTCCTTGTGGGATTGACTCCTTTATATTTTCAcatgcagatgctctcaatgaaggcaattttcaaaatatccgATAGTATTAGTAAGGAAGAAGGTTGACATCCTTTCGGAATGGTATCATGAATTACCAAGGACTGAATAATAATGTTGTTCCATTTTGACAAGGAATTTTAAACACGATGGTGCAACTGCGCAAATTGGGAGAGCATGGTAGTGACTTATGGTTGAAACCAGATGCTAATTATCTGGTACACTGATAGGTCTCCAGAATGGAGGAAGTTGTCCCAAGAGTCGTTGGTGAAGGAAAAAATACTTTCATCTAATGTACAATACCTCAAAGATAGATGTGCTTCCTGCAACCTCCAAAGCAACTTTAGGAGACAGAACATTACTACTCTGACCGAGAAGATGGCTCTAGGCCCAAGAGCCATCTTCTCGGTCAGAGTAGTTATAACTAGGTAAACTGACACGTATCGAGTagtacagtttttgtaagctgaaataggctttgttggcggCCAACTGGTTatcaattatcaacggtttcaaagttgtagtctcctatctttatcgttCTTTTTTGACCAGCGTGATTTGTTGTTGATGGTTCTTtcgttttggtgctgacgttagcACCATGCCTTCCTCTTTCtcaatgtgcaacccaagatctcgcaccgtctGCTCGATTCGGATGGAGACGGCTTGTATATCTCGTGTTGTTCTCCCCATTGTATCTATATCTTTGGCAAAGGCttgtagttgggtggagttcAGGAGGATTGGTTTTTCCAGGGCTAGCGTGAACGAGATGTATGATTGGGCTTAGGCTCTTatcttaggccgttgttgatggtgaatggtctcgagagtggcaTCGCTAGTTTTATCTGGGCTCACGTATTAGTCAGagtcaccctagtcagtcttatcaacttgtCTGTGATACAGAATTCTCTTATGttgtgttcagttttaccctggcaatgcTATTATTGGCAGCCTTGAATTCGATGATTTGACGAAAAGActgactgatggccatattgcaacagttttccattactTGTCGCACAAAGAAAATCGCGTGCTTGATTTGGAGGAAGAAAGATTCTACAGCTAGGATTGACCTTCTCGTCATGCCCATATCGTCGGCAtaaaccagtagttgggtgagccTAAAGAACGTGATGCCTTACGCAATTACTTCACTATTGGCGAttactttttccaaggccaAGTTAAGGGTGATGAATGATAGGGCGTCGTGGATAGTGAATGgtcccgagagtgatcctgctgcctttatttGACCTCGCAGATTTATCAGGTCAGTCCAGTTAGACTTACAAATTTGGTCGTGATGCtgaattctgtcatggccgtgtTCAGTTTAAGTCTAGCTCTGCGATCTTCAAGTCAATGAACAGATagtggtcatattccaacacttTTTCCATAGATTTTCTCACAAAGAAAATCTAATATGTTGCTGATTCGCCAgtagtgaagcctgtttggtaagGGACgatgctacactgtgtgatatcccccttttatgTGTGcgatagatattgccccgttgccagtcatcagacaTTGATTTACGTTTCCCCACTTTGAGCATAAGATGATGAACCGCCTGATGTAGTTagtcctggcggcttatgattcttTAGGCGATAAATTACTTGGGATGTTTCCTCCATTTTTGGTGCCGGACGCATTTGTCTTTCGTCTTTAGTTGTCGGAATCTTAAACTCGCGGATATTCCGGTTTTTGAGCgagatactcaacccatcgctccaacatgccGATATGGTTGGAATGCAGATATTCCTTGTTGCCCCGACAgtgtgagcatcgaggtatgtatGCTTTCATCCTCCTGACTTGAAGATGAAGTTTCCGCGGCCGGTGTAATTTCTTCGTGTATTTTttaagttcacagacctgttggttccccTCGGCTTCCGTTTTCTGCCTATGGAATCGCTTCTTTGTTCCCCAGAATTCATGATAGATCTCTGTACGTATTCACATTCTTTGAGATTGAAGCATTTCCCGGTATGCTACACTCTTCTGTTCCATTATTGGCTGTAACCTTTTCTGCGTCGAGTCAAACACATTTGTAGCCGCCTCATGATAATATTCTTCAGGTGGAAGGCAGGATCATCTGTCGATGCTTCACGTCTAGGGCCTTGGTTAGCTACAGTTATTATGGCATATATTTTAGACTTAAAACGACTATGGAGGACCTAGTTGTGAATGtcctcagtattcactctcatctgattatcagagaggattctgggtaGTGTCACCATTCAGGTCAGGAGCACCATGCCGAGATAGTTATCTGGGTTTATACAATATtagcctccctatatgttcagaTATTTATCAAGTCTGAGAGGTGACGGTGTTCGATTAGCAAGTGGTCAATTATATCGAAAGTAGTCTTGTTTGGAAAGGCTCATGTTTGTTCGCGGAtctctttccgtgcaaaccaggtgctttcaaaaaccacttcgtgtcacACTATCGCAGCCTGTTTTCATTGGCAGTTGTATGCAAGCtacgggagccaacgtatcgcttgaatacgggcgcCGTCTTTAAAAGGCTGTTAAAATCGTCAAGTATGCTTTTGGGTATCATATCTGAAGCAGGCCTAGAGGGTTCATTCGACTCCACGTAGTAAGGCttgcatttcaaaatttgccttgGAAACCAATGGAGCATAACCTTTCTcccatattttcaaagccgataacctAGTTCAAGCGCATattggctcttctctaggaagccAGTCTCAGTGCAACCTATCTCTTGATTAgctaggacagggtatcggcactGGAAGAGCACGTTTCATAagcaaatgcacaaatcgtttatCCATTTTCGTTGCTGAGCTCTGCCTTTTAAAGTCCATCTCGGCCCCGTCgttttttgtctaaaatttggaaatgtaacTTAACAATAACACTCAGCTGGGGTTGTTCTGCGTAAGTGTTCTCTCTATTCAAATTATATGGGAGTAGAACATAGGAAGTGGAGTATTCTGGTCGAAGACAATAACTATCGAAGCACTTGGTCAACTTGGGGGTCAGATACCAGTGTATGTGTTGATTACGAAGCGAAAGCTG includes:
- the LOC119648988 gene encoding uncharacterized protein LOC119648988 — translated: MLSSFFPKMDTNHSTKLIVFTILSLVTSTFSRSVRGHAYRQLPTAPVTYAQFPSYNIQEPNGPGTYAFGFEFEDPASGNIQFRDEERLANGTVRGSYGYVRPDGMLTLTRYWDDGTGYRSETETFNRVEGPGFIHPVTPMEPTHNPTQRPIDHTSHEQPSLSPEQVEQILHNHHQIDLAPSYNPLEDRNIVDPDLATVLDGKQPLLVQSKDGKEKFAVQFVNNFIPTNFPVVSFHTPFSTVNEVPFTPQSDPVEVDQIVNDKFHDPIFDERLQPAKRRQNVRNPANWKQQKNQGSQPMMTSREALWFRKMIQNRRRDYLQKYNMDYDLVTIPADYVVKPRA